GGGCCATCAGGGCGTCCGCGGCGGTGTGCCAGCTGGCGAACGCGCCGGACCAGGGCTCGGGGTAGCTGATGAAGAGGGTGTGCCCCGCGGTGAAGTAGCCCCAGTCGTCGCCCTGGCAGCCGTTCACGCTCGGGTTCGTCGACGAGGGGCACCCGGGGCTGGTGACCAGGCTGGTGGAGTCGATCGGGATCGCCTGGGCGTTGGGTGCGTTGAAGCGACCCTTGTAGTTGGCGATCGAGTCGCCGCCCGCCGACTCGTGGTTGCCCCACGCGTACTCGATGGCGGTCTGGGTCGCCAGGGGGGCGATGTCGTTCCAGTACTGGTGGACCGACGGGGTGCCGCAGGAGTTCGCGTAGGTGATGTCGCCGCCGTGGGTGACCAGGTCGGGGTGCTCGTCCGCGAGCTGCTGCCAGACCTGGCTCATCCACGGCTTGACGCATCCACCACCGCTGTAGGTGGTGCCGGTGTCGCCGATGTCGTCCCAGACGAAGTCGCCGGTCGGAGCGGTCCGGAACGTGTGGTCGAGGCCGCTGCTGCCGATCCGGTAGTGGTACGTCGTGCCGGGTGCGAGGTTGGCCAGCCGCACCTGCCAGAGGCCTCCGAGGTCCTTCGGCGTGATGGTGGGCCGACTCGCGGTCGCTGTGTCGCCGTACGACGCGTCGAGCCCGTACTGCACGACGTCATCGGGTCCGTGCCAGTAGAGCCACATCTGGCTGCTCGTGTCACCGAGACTGCTGTGGATCTCGTCGTCCGGCTCGGTCGTGGCACTGGCGAGCGCGTGCGGAGGGGCCACCAGCGTCGCGCCGGCGAGCGCCGCACCAGTGCAGAGGAGCAGCAGCCGTCGCAGCAGCCGATGTCGTCGCAGGCGGACATGCTGGGTCATGGCGATCCCGACCTCGGGTGTGCGGCCACAGGGCCTACGCCACGCTAGGAAGGAGGGCCGCCCGCCGCCTCTCCCGAATTGATGAAACCCGCACCGACAGTCCCCCGGACTCAGCTCCCGACGTAGGCCGCGAGGTGCTCGCCGGTGAGGGTGGCCCGCGACGCGACCAGCTCCGCAGGAGTGCCCTGGAAGACCACGGTCCCGCCGTCGTGACCCGCACCCGGGCCGAGGTCGATGATCCAGTCCGCGTGGGCCATCACGGCCTGGTGGTGCTCGATCACGACCACCGACAGGCCGTCGTCCACGAGGCGGTCCAGCAGCGCCAGCAGCTGCTCGACGTCGGCCAGGTGCAGCCCCGCGGTGGGCTCGTCGAGCACGAAGACCGCGCCGTCCCGCCCGAGCTGGCCGAGGTGGGTGGCCAGTTTGAGGCGCTGCCGCTCCCCTCCCGAGAGGGTGGTCAGCGCCTGACCCAGGCTGACATAACCCAAGCCGACGTCCCCCAGCCGGGCCAGGATCCGGTGCGCGGCGGGCACGGCACCGGCACCCTCCCCGAAGAAGGCCGTGGCCTCCTCCACCGGCATCGCCAGCACCTCGCTGATGTCCTTGCCACCGAAGCGGTACTCCAGCACGGAGGCGTCGAACCGCCTCCCGTCGCAGACCTCACAGGTGACCGCGACGGTGGCCAGCACGCCGAGGTCGGTGTACACGAGCCCGGCGCCGTTGCAGTTGGGGCAGGCTCCCTCGGAGTTGGCGCTGAACAGCGCGGGCTTCACGCCGTTCTCCTTCGCGAAGGCCTTGCGGATCGGGTCCAGCAGCCCCGTGTAGGTCGCGGGGTTGCTGCGGCGGGAGCCCCGGATCGCGCCCTGGTCGACGACCACCACGCCGTCGCGGCCCGCCACCGAGCCCTGGACCAGGGAGCTCTTCCCCGAGCCCGCGACACCGGTCAGCACCACCAGGATCCCCAGGGGTAGGTCGACGTCGACGTGCTTGAGGTTGTGGGTGTCGGCGCCGCGGATCTCCAGGGAGGCCGTCGAGGTTCGTACCTTGCCCTTGAGCCGGGCCCGGTCGTCGAGGTGCCGACCGGTGACCGTGTCACTGGCCCGGAGCCCCTCGACGGTGCCCTCGAACATCACGTCACCACCCGCCGTCCCGGCCAGCGGACCGAGGTCGACGACGTGGTCGGCGATCGCGATCAGCTCCGGCTTGTGCTCCACCACGAGCACGGTGTTGCCCTTGTCGCGCAGCCGCAGCAGCAGGTCGTTCATGCGTTGTACGTCGTGCGGGTGCAGGCCGACGGTCGGCTCGTCGAACACGTAGGTGACATCGGTCAGCGACGACCCGAGCTGGCGGATCATCTTGGTCCGCTGCGCCTCGCCACCGGACAGGGTGGCCGCCGGCCGGTCCAGCGAGAGGTAGCCCAGCCCGATCTCGACGAACGAGTCCAGGGTCTCCCCCAGTGCCGCCAGGAGCGGTGCCACGGACGTATCGTCCAGGCCGCGGACCCAGGCGGCGAGGTCGGTGATCTGGAGCGCGCAGGCCTCGGCGATGTTGATCCCCGCGATCTTCGACGAACGCGCCTCGGGGCCGAGCCGGGTCCCCTCGCACTCGGGGCAGGTCGCGAAGGTGACGGCGCGCTCCACGAAGGCGCGCACGTGCGGCTGGAGGGAGTCCACGTCCTTGGACAGCATCGACCTCTGGAGCTTGGGGATCAGCCCCTCGTAGGTGAGGTTGATGCCGTCCACCTGGATCTTGGTCGGCTCTTTGTGGAGCAGGTCGTTCAGCTCGCGCTTGGTGTATGTCGCGATCGGCTTGTCCGGGTCGAAGAAGCCGCTGCCCTTGAAGATCCGGCCGTACCAGCCGTCCATGCTGTAGCCCGGGATCGTGAACGGGCCGTCGTTCAGCGACCGGGTGTCGTCGTAGAGCTCGGTGAGGTCGATGTCGGTGACCGAGCCCCGACCCTCGCAACGCGGGCACATCCCGCCCAGGACGCTGAAGCTGCGTCGCTCCTTCGTGGTGCGTCCGCCCTTCTGGAAGGTCACCGCCCCGGCCCCGGAGACCGAGGCGACGTTGAAGGAGAACGCCTGGGGCGAGCCGATGTGGGGCTTGCCCAGCCGGCTGAAGAGGATCCGCAGCATGGCGTTGGCGTCGGTGGCGGTCCCGACGGTGGAGCGTGGGTCGGTGCCCATCCGCTCCTGGTCCACGATGATCGCCGTGGTCAGCCCCTCGAGCACGTCGACGTCCGGCCGGGCCAGGGTGGGCATGAACCCCTGCACGAACGCGCTGTAGGTCTCGTTGATCAGCCGCTGCGACTCCGCTGCGATCGTGCCGAACACCAAGGAGCTCTTGCCCGATCCCGAGACGCCGGTGAACACCGTCAGCCGGCGCTTCGGGAGGTCGACGTCGAGGTCCTTGAGGTTGTTGACCCGGGC
This genomic window from Nocardioides cynanchi contains:
- a CDS encoding ATP-binding cassette domain-containing protein, which codes for MTDPSAGGAPDAHDVIRVRGARVNNLKDLDVDLPKRRLTVFTGVSGSGKSSLVFGTIAAESQRLINETYSAFVQGFMPTLARPDVDVLEGLTTAIIVDQERMGTDPRSTVGTATDANAMLRILFSRLGKPHIGSPQAFSFNVASVSGAGAVTFQKGGRTTKERRSFSVLGGMCPRCEGRGSVTDIDLTELYDDTRSLNDGPFTIPGYSMDGWYGRIFKGSGFFDPDKPIATYTKRELNDLLHKEPTKIQVDGINLTYEGLIPKLQRSMLSKDVDSLQPHVRAFVERAVTFATCPECEGTRLGPEARSSKIAGINIAEACALQITDLAAWVRGLDDTSVAPLLAALGETLDSFVEIGLGYLSLDRPAATLSGGEAQRTKMIRQLGSSLTDVTYVFDEPTVGLHPHDVQRMNDLLLRLRDKGNTVLVVEHKPELIAIADHVVDLGPLAGTAGGDVMFEGTVEGLRASDTVTGRHLDDRARLKGKVRTSTASLEIRGADTHNLKHVDVDLPLGILVVLTGVAGSGKSSLVQGSVAGRDGVVVVDQGAIRGSRRSNPATYTGLLDPIRKAFAKENGVKPALFSANSEGACPNCNGAGLVYTDLGVLATVAVTCEVCDGRRFDASVLEYRFGGKDISEVLAMPVEEATAFFGEGAGAVPAAHRILARLGDVGLGYVSLGQALTTLSGGERQRLKLATHLGQLGRDGAVFVLDEPTAGLHLADVEQLLALLDRLVDDGLSVVVIEHHQAVMAHADWIIDLGPGAGHDGGTVVFQGTPAELVASRATLTGEHLAAYVGS